In Synechocystis sp. PCC 6714, the following are encoded in one genomic region:
- a CDS encoding RrF2 family transcriptional regulator produces the protein MDKDGFYTEGMKLTTKSHYSVKALLDLALQPDYGPASVKAIAERQNIPGPYLEKLLIILRRAGIVNAYRGVSGGYQLAHTPDQISLGQILAALGESLEPFPQYGDAKSLAEDWVTLSVWRQLHQKFVKALYSITLADLYYDARSWQAAQGEGINFIV, from the coding sequence ATGGACAAGGATGGCTTTTATACTGAAGGAATGAAGTTGACAACAAAAAGCCATTACAGTGTTAAAGCCTTGCTGGATTTAGCCTTACAACCAGACTATGGTCCCGCTTCGGTGAAGGCGATCGCCGAGCGACAGAATATCCCTGGGCCTTATTTGGAAAAACTTTTGATTATCCTACGGCGGGCTGGCATAGTGAACGCCTATCGGGGGGTAAGTGGAGGTTATCAATTGGCCCATACCCCGGATCAAATTTCCCTGGGGCAAATATTAGCGGCCCTAGGAGAAAGCTTGGAACCATTTCCCCAATATGGCGACGCCAAAAGTTTAGCGGAGGATTGGGTCACCCTGAGTGTGTGGCGACAATTACACCAAAAATTTGTCAAAGCGCTCTATTCAATTACTTTGGCTGACCTTTATTACGATGCCCGCAGTTGGCAAGCGGCCCAAGGGGAAGGGATTAATTTTATTGTTTGA
- the sdhB gene encoding succinate dehydrogenase iron-sulfur subunit — protein MEIIFKVQRQLTDGDRHWQNYSLDVDPQATILDCLNQIKWQQDGSLAFRKNCRNAICGSCAIRVNDRPVLACKESIESSGQWLANSNRENIGVFTISPLGNLPVIKDLVVNMEKFFAGLDAVYPYLINKHQREKGAEFSQSPEQRAALDDVSNCVLCGVCYSDCDAKKKNENFVGPHALAKAHRLILDNRDIATKARLEALGKDKQGVWGCNNCRMCSDSCPTGVAPLSQIEALKIRLFDLMDPL, from the coding sequence ATGGAAATTATTTTTAAAGTGCAACGACAACTAACTGATGGCGATCGCCATTGGCAAAATTACTCTTTGGATGTTGATCCCCAAGCCACCATCCTAGATTGTTTAAATCAGATCAAATGGCAACAGGATGGCAGCCTAGCTTTCCGCAAAAATTGTCGCAATGCTATCTGTGGTAGCTGTGCCATACGGGTCAATGATCGCCCGGTCTTGGCCTGCAAAGAAAGTATTGAAAGCTCGGGCCAGTGGCTCGCCAATAGTAACCGAGAAAATATCGGAGTTTTCACCATTAGTCCCCTGGGCAATTTGCCCGTCATCAAGGATTTGGTGGTGAATATGGAAAAGTTTTTTGCTGGTTTAGATGCGGTTTACCCCTATCTAATTAATAAGCACCAAAGGGAAAAAGGAGCAGAATTTTCCCAATCCCCAGAGCAAAGGGCCGCCCTCGACGATGTGAGCAATTGTGTTCTTTGTGGAGTTTGCTATTCGGACTGTGACGCAAAGAAGAAAAACGAAAATTTTGTCGGTCCCCACGCCCTAGCCAAAGCCCATCGTTTAATTTTAGATAATCGTGACATAGCCACCAAAGCCCGCCTTGAGGCCCTGGGCAAAGATAAACAGGGGGTATGGGGGTGCAACAACTGTCGCATGTGTAGTGATTCTTGCCCCACCGGGGTGGCTCCTCTGTCGCAAATTGAAGCTTTAAAAATTCGCTTGTTTGACCTGATGGATCCCCTTTAA
- a CDS encoding AbrB family transcriptional regulator translates to MAKSNGTKPLTGEALLEKVKELGDLPKEEKAKICGYVTSTKKGLPRVNMMKFYNALMDAQGIDLDSSSSGQGRGGRSASYRISVQSNGNLLIGAAYTKKMSLNVGDEFEITLGRKHIHLKQVGADDDEE, encoded by the coding sequence ATGGCTAAATCAAACGGAACCAAGCCTTTAACTGGCGAAGCATTGCTCGAGAAAGTTAAAGAATTAGGGGATCTGCCCAAAGAAGAGAAAGCTAAAATCTGCGGTTATGTAACTTCCACCAAAAAAGGCCTACCCCGGGTCAATATGATGAAGTTCTACAACGCCCTAATGGATGCCCAAGGAATTGATTTAGATAGTTCTTCCTCTGGCCAAGGTCGGGGTGGTCGTTCTGCCAGTTACCGCATTAGTGTGCAGTCCAACGGTAATCTTCTCATCGGGGCAGCTTACACCAAAAAAATGAGCCTCAACGTGGGGGATGAATTTGAAATTACCCTCGGTCGCAAACACATTCATCTCAAGCAGGTGGGTGCCGACGACGACGAAGAGTAA